The segment CCTTTTTAGAGATTTCATCCGTTCTTTTTTTGTATGCTTTTTCAATATACTCTTCTGGATCATTACAGAAATCGTCCCATTTTATAAGTACACAGTAGCGGTCTTCTTCCCTCCAAGCACATTTGTCGTTATCAGGTATATAATAGTTAATAGTAAATTCTTTTACTGTAGTACTATCATTAATACTAACTAAGTTGTGGTTGCCTCCACAAATCGAACAATCATAATTGCCTTTATAAATTACGTCATACATACTTGGTAGTAATACCCCCAGAATACCACTGCGGGTATTACCCTCACCGTTGTAAAGAGAAGCCTGCAGTTCTCTTTTAATGTATCTTTGTTCTTCATAACCAAGGTTTTCGGCGCTTCTTGTTCCAATTAAATGAATGGTAACTGTAGAATCTGACAAGTAATCATCTCTTATTTTCTGCAAAATATAATCTTCATCATCCGAGTCTATAGCCTCGTCCAGTGACTTGTCTATCATATCAATATCTAAATTATTTTGTATATTCTTTTTAAAGTCTTCATCTTCCGTTTTAAATGAAATAAAGCATTTTCTTCCCATAAGTGTCACCTCCCTCTAAGTTTTTTCGGCCACTCTTTAACTCCCTCTATTTTATATTTGTTCTAGTTGAATAGTCAGTACAATGCAACTATCATCCTCCACCGTTTTTTTCGGAAGGCTAAATATACTGTGACCATTTACTGTTTTCGGAAGAAATTAGAGTTTCGATTCTTTGAACAAATAACGGAAATGGTTCTTTAACACCATACGGTTCAGCCTACGTTAAAAATAGATATTTTTCATGCTCCAAAGACTCGCTATTTGTTCGATATTCGACCCAGTTTTCTTGAAATCTGAAAAGACCTGTAATTGGCGCTATAATTGCAACTGCTGCCCCGGCAACACTTACTATTTCTTTCCACCAAACAAAACCGGTTGAGATAAACCCCGTGATAACAGGAATTGTTGCGGCTAATAATATTTTAATAGTTCTCAACCAATAAAAACACTTCTTAATTAAACTTACTCTTCTGATCATACCACCTTATTTGACCCTCAACACGGTTGTCAATGTATTCTTCTTGTGTCATACAGTCCCCCCTCAATCTGAAACCCCAAATACTTTTTGGTGCGTTCTTATGATAGCAATCTCTTTTTCCAGTCATTCAAACAGAAATAGTAGATCCTAACTTAGAGTCTACTTTTATCAAATCAAAGGTTTTCACTTTCAAGAATGTTGATAATTTGTTTTAGGTGATCATTTTCTAAATTGTTAGCTACTGTAGTACCCTCTATAATCTCAAGGTTATTAATTGTTGTCTCATAATTCCAGCCTGGTGCGTCAATCGCAAGTAGTTTTTGAGAAGCCCTGACTGCTAATTCCCAATCTTCACCCAAAACAGCAGCCTCTAGTGCTGTAGCAACATCCCAATAGTCTTGAGAGTTAATTCCACCTCTACGTGCAACTGAAAATACTACTGCTGGAAGTATTGTTTCAAGCTTCTTTAAAGATTCCTCACCGTGTTTACGGAAAAGTAAGGTCGCTGCATTAATGCCAGGATAATAGTCACGAGGATCTAACTCAAACCCTTTGGAATACCATTCTATTGCTTGATCTAAATATCCTAATGCTTTGGCTTCCTTCCCATGCTTTATAGCTTCGTCATACAGATCCTTATAAATTCGCCCATAAATTCCGCAGTTTTCAGGAGAGGCACCAAATTTTTTAATTACGCTATCAAGAACCTTTGTTGCTCTCAGGCGATCCTTGTTTTGATTTCTTCTATTTAACGCCATTGCGTACTGTTCATTAATTGTAACGGAAAGATCTCTTAGTTCTTGAGGCACTTTTTCTATTAAGTTAATCATTTCATCCCAAGCTTTTATATCCCTATATGAAAGCATTAAATCCATCAATAGTTCCGAATGAGTTTCGTTAAAATCACCAAGAGACTCTTCAATCTTTATCATATCTTTTTTAGCCTGTTCTTTATCTTCTAATATACGAGCCTCCTCAAGCTCCTCTCTAATGCTCTCTATTCTTTTTGCTCTATCCCTAAAACTTTCTGTTACATCATGATCCAAATTTATTCCAGGAAATTTCGATATAACCTGGAACAAAGGGCTATCTGCTGTTTTTAGATCCTTCTTGGACTCTTCCAACTTTTCTTTCAACAATACTGATAATCTCTCTGCACCCTCATCTGAAAGAACACCGTTATCTAATTCATAAGGGAGTGCCCTTACCATACCAACATCAAAAGGTAATTTACTGTCTTTAGCAAAGATTAGAATTGTGGATCTTGGTCGCGAACAGTGACGGATACCTAATTCATAGTAAACATTCGGGTTTTGAATTGTTAAATCAGCTATTACAATTTCTGCCAGAAGCAGCCTTTCAAACATGGGAATGTGGATAATGCCACCACTTCTCTCTTCATCAGCTCTTATTACATCAACCTGAGCTTCTTCAGCGGCTGGTTTTATGGCTTTTTCGTAAATAGAATCAAACTCTATTTCAAATGTTGATGTTTGATCCTTTTTTTTACCAAAAGGCATCACAACAAAAAGTAACGGTTTCATCTGACCCCTCCTACACTGTGAATTCATTAAAGTGTCACCTAGTAGCTAGGTTCTGAAGCCTTGCTTCGCTCCATCCATAGAGTGTTATATTATTATCTATCAAAAACTTTGGTTTCACAC is part of the Metallumcola ferriviriculae genome and harbors:
- a CDS encoding TIR domain-containing protein, with the translated sequence MGRKCFISFKTEDEDFKKNIQNNLDIDMIDKSLDEAIDSDDEDYILQKIRDDYLSDSTVTIHLIGTRSAENLGYEEQRYIKRELQASLYNGEGNTRSGILGVLLPSMYDVIYKGNYDCSICGGNHNLVSINDSTTVKEFTINYYIPDNDKCAWREEDRYCVLIKWDDFCNDPEEYIEKAYKKRTDEISKKVTVYP
- a CDS encoding DUF4231 domain-containing protein, whose product is MIRRVSLIKKCFYWLRTIKILLAATIPVITGFISTGFVWWKEIVSVAGAAVAIIAPITGLFRFQENWVEYRTNSESLEHEKYLFLT
- a CDS encoding TRAFs-binding domain-containing protein — translated: MKPLLFVVMPFGKKKDQTSTFEIEFDSIYEKAIKPAAEEAQVDVIRADEERSGGIIHIPMFERLLLAEIVIADLTIQNPNVYYELGIRHCSRPRSTILIFAKDSKLPFDVGMVRALPYELDNGVLSDEGAERLSVLLKEKLEESKKDLKTADSPLFQVISKFPGINLDHDVTESFRDRAKRIESIREELEEARILEDKEQAKKDMIKIEESLGDFNETHSELLMDLMLSYRDIKAWDEMINLIEKVPQELRDLSVTINEQYAMALNRRNQNKDRLRATKVLDSVIKKFGASPENCGIYGRIYKDLYDEAIKHGKEAKALGYLDQAIEWYSKGFELDPRDYYPGINAATLLFRKHGEESLKKLETILPAVVFSVARRGGINSQDYWDVATALEAAVLGEDWELAVRASQKLLAIDAPGWNYETTINNLEIIEGTTVANNLENDHLKQIINILESENL